One Lentibacillus cibarius DNA window includes the following coding sequences:
- the rpsM gene encoding 30S ribosomal protein S13, which produces MARIAGIDIPRDKRVVISLTYIHGVGKSTAQEILKEAGVSENTRVRDLTEDELSSIRQVIGDYTVEGDLRRETSLNIKRLIEIGSYRGVRHRRGLPLRGQKTKNNSRTRKGPRRTMANKKK; this is translated from the coding sequence ATGGCACGTATTGCAGGTATTGATATTCCACGTGATAAACGTGTTGTCATTTCACTGACATATATTCACGGAGTCGGTAAAAGTACTGCACAGGAAATCCTGAAAGAAGCAGGTGTATCCGAAAACACACGCGTTCGTGACCTGACAGAAGATGAACTGTCGAGCATTCGTCAAGTAATCGGTGACTACACTGTTGAGGGTGATCTTCGCCGTGAAACATCGCTGAATATAAAACGTCTCATCGAAATTGGTTCCTACAGAGGCGTTAGACATCGCCGTGGGTTGCCATTGCGCGGGCAGAAAACGAAAAATAATTCCCGTACACGCAAAGGACCACGCCGTACGATGGCCAATAAGAAAAAGTAA
- the eis gene encoding enhanced intracellular survival protein Eis produces MIKQLSTTKDADAIFALSQFAFQYTLSAEAFEHKKQEAERHIIWGWMSDDELAAKVHLIPLSCYINGKPFAMGGVSSVATWPEYRRQGLVRKLLHHALTYMRQNGQTLSFLHPFSYAFYRKYGWEHAFSQKQYSLPVTSLKRKWDTTGCVRRIDWDIHLLHDIYTEYAKCFNGTLVRDAKWWEERVLQDNWHKAVAYSADGTAEGYILYKATDKKLIVHEMVYNTLNARMLLLQFIANHDSMAETVEMIVPENDNLALLLDEPSFEQKISPYFMARIIDVSAFLKHYPFQQGRQVSIALHIDDEFLPENDGVYQLRQTGSEINVTRLQSDTQSQKAIYCNVQYLTSMMLGFKRPNELYDAGLIHGEQDAVKQLDIIIPGRQTFFPDFF; encoded by the coding sequence ATGATTAAACAATTATCCACAACCAAAGATGCTGATGCCATTTTTGCGCTGTCACAATTTGCTTTTCAGTATACGCTATCAGCAGAAGCATTTGAACATAAGAAACAAGAAGCCGAACGGCACATCATTTGGGGGTGGATGTCAGATGATGAATTAGCGGCAAAAGTGCATCTCATTCCACTATCCTGCTATATTAATGGTAAACCATTTGCCATGGGAGGTGTTAGTTCAGTTGCGACGTGGCCGGAATATCGTAGGCAAGGATTGGTAAGAAAGTTACTGCACCACGCATTAACCTATATGCGTCAAAATGGGCAGACATTGTCTTTTCTCCACCCATTTTCGTATGCCTTCTACAGGAAATATGGCTGGGAGCATGCCTTCTCACAAAAGCAGTATAGTCTCCCTGTAACAAGCTTGAAACGGAAGTGGGACACAACCGGTTGCGTGCGTCGTATTGATTGGGATATCCATCTCTTACACGACATTTATACAGAATATGCTAAGTGTTTTAACGGAACGCTCGTCCGAGATGCGAAATGGTGGGAGGAGCGGGTGCTGCAGGATAATTGGCATAAGGCAGTTGCTTATAGTGCAGATGGGACGGCTGAAGGATACATACTTTATAAAGCAACAGATAAGAAATTAATAGTGCATGAAATGGTATACAACACCCTGAATGCGCGTATGTTGCTACTTCAATTTATTGCTAACCACGATTCCATGGCGGAAACGGTGGAAATGATTGTTCCCGAAAATGATAACCTGGCACTGCTGTTAGACGAACCAAGTTTTGAGCAAAAGATTAGCCCTTATTTTATGGCGCGGATTATTGATGTTTCCGCCTTTTTAAAGCATTATCCATTTCAGCAAGGCAGACAGGTGTCAATTGCATTACATATTGACGATGAGTTTCTCCCGGAAAACGATGGCGTGTATCAGTTAAGGCAAACTGGCTCGGAAATAAATGTGACTCGCTTACAATCGGATACGCAAAGTCAAAAGGCTATTTATTGCAATGTACAGTACCTTACCTCTATGATGCTTGGTTTTAAACGTCCGAATGAACTGTATGATGCAGGCCTTATTCATGGGGAACAAGATGCTGTTAAGCAGCTGGATATCATAATTCCTGGGCGGCAGACCTTTTTTCCGGACTTCTTTTAA
- the truA gene encoding tRNA pseudouridine(38-40) synthase TruA: MTKILCEISYDGTRFSGYQIQPRVRTVQGELEKALMKIHKGTHIEIHGSGRTDKGVHAKAQMAHFESPYNLTPTEWKRAINSLMPSDIHVNETAEVPDAFHARFDVIEKEYRYYIYNEREKDVFKQNYVYQFPFALDIRAMQQAGKQFVGSHDFTTFSSAKAAVKGSKVRTLYEVSCHRDGSQIEIVLRGDGFLYNMVRIIAGTLLEVGRSKMEPGDIDCLFAKKDRQLAGDTLPPQGLYLWNVRYNEKIIGDKMNTVLPR; the protein is encoded by the coding sequence ATGACGAAAATTCTTTGTGAAATCAGCTATGATGGAACACGCTTCTCAGGCTATCAAATACAGCCCCGGGTCCGAACGGTTCAAGGTGAACTAGAGAAGGCTCTAATGAAAATTCATAAGGGAACACACATTGAAATCCATGGCTCGGGTCGTACCGATAAAGGGGTTCATGCCAAGGCACAGATGGCTCACTTTGAATCCCCGTACAACTTGACACCAACTGAATGGAAACGAGCCATTAACTCATTGATGCCTTCTGATATACATGTGAATGAGACAGCGGAAGTACCGGATGCCTTTCATGCCCGATTTGACGTGATAGAAAAAGAATATCGCTATTATATATACAATGAACGGGAGAAAGATGTGTTTAAACAAAACTATGTATACCAGTTTCCCTTTGCTTTAGATATCAGAGCGATGCAGCAGGCCGGAAAACAATTTGTCGGCTCGCATGATTTCACCACGTTTTCCTCTGCTAAAGCAGCGGTAAAAGGGAGTAAAGTCCGGACGTTATATGAGGTATCCTGCCACCGGGATGGAAGTCAGATTGAGATTGTTTTGCGGGGGGATGGATTCTTATATAATATGGTCCGAATTATAGCCGGCACGCTTTTAGAAGTCGGTCGCAGCAAAATGGAACCCGGTGACATAGACTGTCTGTTTGCCAAGAAAGACCGGCAGCTGGCAGGCGATACACTACCGCCACAAGGTTTGTATTTGTGGAATGTAAGATATAATGAAAAAATAATAGGAGATAAGATGAATACAGTATTACCCAGGTAA
- a CDS encoding DNA-directed RNA polymerase subunit alpha produces MIEIEKPGIETVEIADDATFGKFVAEPLERGYGTTLGNSLRRILLSSLPGAAVTSVQIDGAQHEFSTVHGVVEDVTSIILNLKKLALKIYSDDEKTLEIDVQGEGKVTAADLTYDSDVEVLNPDLHIATINGNESLHMKITAERGRGYRPAEANKYDEQPIGVIPVDSIFTPVSRVTYQVENTRVGQVTNYDKLTLDVWTDGSIRPEEAVSLGAKVFNEHLNIFIGLTDEAQKAEIMVEKEEDQKEKVMEMTIEELDLSVRSYNCLKRAGINTVQELANKSEEDMMKVRNLGRKSLEEVKVKLTDLGLGLRDDD; encoded by the coding sequence ATGATCGAAATAGAAAAACCGGGTATAGAAACGGTAGAGATCGCCGATGATGCTACATTTGGGAAGTTCGTCGCCGAACCGCTTGAACGTGGATATGGTACTACTCTAGGAAACTCCTTGCGTCGTATCCTGCTATCCTCACTTCCGGGTGCTGCTGTTACATCGGTTCAGATTGATGGCGCTCAGCATGAATTTTCCACTGTTCATGGAGTTGTGGAAGATGTGACATCGATTATTTTGAACTTGAAAAAGCTTGCACTGAAAATATACTCTGATGATGAAAAAACATTAGAGATTGATGTGCAGGGTGAAGGGAAAGTTACGGCTGCAGACTTAACTTACGACAGTGATGTAGAAGTGTTGAATCCTGATCTGCATATCGCAACGATCAACGGTAATGAATCGCTGCATATGAAAATTACAGCGGAACGTGGCCGCGGTTATCGCCCGGCTGAGGCAAACAAATATGACGAACAGCCAATTGGTGTCATCCCAGTAGATTCTATATTTACGCCGGTATCACGCGTAACCTATCAGGTCGAGAACACCCGTGTAGGGCAAGTAACAAACTATGATAAACTGACGCTGGATGTATGGACGGATGGAAGCATTCGCCCTGAAGAAGCCGTCTCTTTAGGTGCGAAGGTCTTCAACGAACATTTAAACATCTTTATCGGACTGACTGATGAAGCACAAAAGGCAGAAATCATGGTTGAGAAAGAAGAAGACCAAAAAGAAAAAGTCATGGAAATGACAATAGAAGAACTTGATTTGTCCGTAAGATCCTACAACTGTCTGAAACGCGCCGGAATAAATACGGTTCAGGAACTTGCGAATAAATCTGAAGAAGACATGATGAAAGTCCGCAACCTAGGTCGTAAATCACTGGAAGAAGTAAAAGTGAAATTGACCGATTTAGGCTTGGGTTTACGTGATGATGACTGA
- the rpsI gene encoding 30S ribosomal protein S9, giving the protein MAQVQYYGTGRRKKSTARVRLVPGNGRVVINKRDADDYFPYETQRLILKQPLAATETEGTYDVLVNVNGGGFTGQAGAIRHGVARALLQADPEYRATLKREGYLTRDARATERKKYGLRGARRSPQFSKR; this is encoded by the coding sequence ATGGCACAAGTACAATATTACGGCACTGGCCGTCGTAAGAAATCAACTGCACGTGTGCGCCTGGTTCCTGGGAATGGTCGGGTTGTCATTAACAAACGTGATGCAGATGATTATTTTCCATATGAAACACAACGTCTTATTTTAAAACAGCCTTTAGCAGCTACAGAAACAGAAGGTACGTATGATGTCTTGGTAAATGTTAACGGTGGCGGCTTCACCGGCCAAGCTGGAGCGATTCGCCATGGCGTTGCCCGTGCCCTTCTGCAAGCGGACCCGGAATACCGTGCAACATTGAAGCGAGAAGGTTACCTTACACGTGATGCACGTGCGACAGAACGTAAGAAATACGGTCTTAGAGGCGCTCGTCGTTCACCACAGTTCTCGAAGCGTTAA
- a CDS encoding energy-coupling factor transporter transmembrane component T family protein, with amino-acid sequence MSNGLIIGQYVPGKSLVHRLDPRTKITVIFFFVFIVFLANSVISYGLLTIFALTSMFVTSIPIRFILKGLTPVWFLIVFTFILHLIVTNEGTVLIDVLGFKIYSGALIQGFAISMRFFLLILVTSLLTLTTTPIEITDAIEDMLHPLKKLRFPVHELALMMSISLRFIPTLMQETEKISKAQASRGVDFRTGPIKERIKAVVPLLVPLFVSAFKRAEELAMAMEARGYQGGEGRTKLRELKLEKKDFIIFVLFIAVVVALFATRN; translated from the coding sequence ATGAGTAATGGATTGATTATCGGTCAGTATGTTCCCGGTAAATCCCTTGTTCACCGGCTTGACCCCCGGACGAAAATTACGGTCATTTTCTTTTTTGTGTTTATTGTATTTCTTGCTAATTCGGTTATAAGTTATGGTTTACTGACGATTTTTGCATTAACAAGTATGTTTGTAACAAGCATTCCTATTCGGTTTATTTTAAAAGGGTTGACACCGGTATGGTTTTTAATTGTGTTTACGTTCATTTTGCACCTTATTGTCACCAATGAAGGAACCGTTCTTATAGATGTTCTTGGGTTTAAGATTTATTCTGGCGCACTTATACAAGGTTTTGCAATCTCTATGCGGTTTTTTCTCCTGATTCTAGTCACTTCTCTGCTGACACTGACAACGACACCGATTGAAATAACGGACGCAATCGAGGATATGCTGCACCCCTTGAAAAAGTTGCGCTTCCCGGTTCATGAGCTGGCTTTGATGATGTCGATTTCACTGCGGTTTATTCCAACGCTCATGCAGGAAACGGAAAAAATATCAAAGGCACAGGCGTCGCGCGGTGTCGACTTCCGTACCGGTCCAATTAAAGAACGGATCAAAGCGGTAGTTCCGCTGTTGGTTCCACTGTTTGTCAGTGCGTTTAAACGGGCGGAAGAGTTGGCAATGGCGATGGAAGCTCGCGGATATCAGGGCGGAGAAGGAAGAACGAAACTGCGAGAATTGAAATTGGAGAAAAAGGACTTTATTATATTTGTCTTATTTATCGCAGTTGTCGTCGCGTTATTTGCAACAAGGAATTAG
- a CDS encoding energy-coupling factor ABC transporter ATP-binding protein: MDITFNHVSYIYQANTPFAHKAVDNLSFHIPSGSFTAVIGHTGSGKSTLIQHLNGLIRPSQGEVTIGSYRLTHSEKPSHMKELRSRVGVVFQYPEHQLFEETVKKDIAFGPENFGVQKDEIEKRIRAITPGVGLSDELLERSPFDLSGGQMRRVAIAGVLATKPEVLVLDEPTAGLDPRGQREMMDMFYDLHKQQGLTTILVTHSMEDAVKYADQVIILNKGSKYMEGSPVDVLTKKEALYQVGLDVPEMVQFLNAFAAKFGENIPFNRQSVTAIAGEIIKSLKGDDRNE; encoded by the coding sequence ATGGATATTACATTCAACCATGTGAGCTACATTTATCAAGCGAATACCCCTTTTGCCCATAAGGCAGTTGACAATTTATCCTTTCATATCCCATCAGGTTCATTCACAGCAGTCATCGGGCATACAGGTTCAGGTAAGTCAACGCTGATTCAGCATTTAAACGGTTTAATCCGTCCTAGTCAGGGAGAAGTAACAATCGGTTCTTACCGACTGACGCATAGTGAAAAGCCAAGTCACATGAAAGAATTGCGCAGCCGCGTAGGTGTTGTATTTCAATATCCTGAACATCAACTGTTTGAGGAAACGGTCAAAAAGGATATTGCATTCGGACCGGAAAATTTCGGTGTACAAAAAGATGAAATTGAGAAACGAATCCGCGCGATCACACCGGGAGTAGGGCTCTCGGATGAGTTACTGGAGCGCTCACCGTTTGACTTGAGTGGCGGACAAATGCGTCGGGTGGCAATCGCCGGTGTACTAGCAACAAAACCGGAAGTACTCGTATTGGATGAGCCGACAGCAGGACTTGACCCACGCGGGCAACGAGAGATGATGGATATGTTCTATGACCTGCACAAGCAACAGGGACTGACAACCATCCTTGTAACCCATAGTATGGAAGATGCCGTTAAATATGCCGACCAGGTGATTATTTTAAATAAGGGCAGCAAATATATGGAAGGAAGTCCGGTAGATGTGCTGACAAAGAAAGAGGCGCTCTACCAAGTCGGGCTTGATGTACCGGAAATGGTGCAATTTTTGAACGCATTTGCAGCGAAGTTCGGTGAAAACATACCATTCAACCGCCAGTCAGTTACTGCTATTGCTGGCGAAATCATAAAAAGTCTGAAGGGGGATGACCGGAATGAGTAA
- a CDS encoding DUF948 domain-containing protein: MSLTGIGVILIGAAFLVIAVYAAWTLNNLANLLRGMEKTVEKLPDQLDDLFRETGTALSQTNQTISEVNDKLHTLSPLFYMVRDVGEASRKLTSPLARFSASMSKKMERNEKQD, encoded by the coding sequence ATGAGTTTAACGGGAATAGGTGTAATCCTGATAGGGGCAGCATTTCTTGTAATCGCGGTGTATGCTGCCTGGACACTAAATAATTTAGCCAATTTGCTTCGTGGCATGGAAAAAACAGTGGAGAAGCTTCCTGACCAGCTTGATGATCTTTTTAGAGAAACCGGTACCGCGCTTAGTCAGACAAACCAGACCATTTCAGAAGTGAATGACAAGCTGCACACGCTGAGCCCGCTGTTTTACATGGTTCGTGATGTTGGGGAGGCTTCTAGAAAGTTAACCTCCCCACTGGCACGGTTTAGTGCATCCATGAGTAAGAAAATGGAACGGAATGAAAAGCAAGACTAA
- a CDS encoding DUF948 domain-containing protein encodes MELIYIGIFLFAVAFAVVAIFASVALKRAANTMETLGETLSDVEKKMNHITPELQKMLEETGRTADDINDKVAAADGVFDSLNHMGTSISACNQMLHSKTTKLPAFMSPRFMDRLTDTLKWGEVANQVYRKWKKDGLKENVNPSTSKKITRDEG; translated from the coding sequence ATGGAACTCATTTATATAGGGATTTTCTTGTTCGCTGTGGCATTCGCTGTTGTTGCTATCTTTGCTTCGGTTGCATTAAAACGTGCCGCGAACACCATGGAAACCCTCGGTGAAACATTGAGTGATGTGGAAAAGAAAATGAACCACATTACGCCGGAGTTACAAAAAATGCTGGAAGAGACAGGCAGAACAGCAGATGATATAAATGATAAGGTCGCTGCTGCGGATGGCGTGTTTGACTCACTTAACCATATGGGAACGTCGATAAGTGCGTGTAATCAAATGTTACATTCGAAAACAACGAAGCTTCCTGCATTCATGTCACCACGATTCATGGACAGGCTTACAGATACCTTGAAGTGGGGGGAAGTGGCCAATCAGGTTTATCGTAAGTGGAAGAAAGATGGATTGAAGGAAAATGTTAATCCGAGCACAAGTAAAAAAATAACAAGAGATGAGGGATAA
- the infA gene encoding translation initiation factor IF-1, with amino-acid sequence MAKDDVIEVEGTVTETLPNAMFNVELENGHTVLAHVSGKIRMHFIRILPGDKVTVELSPYDLTKGRITYRYK; translated from the coding sequence ATGGCTAAAGACGATGTTATTGAAGTGGAAGGTACCGTAACAGAAACATTGCCAAATGCGATGTTTAATGTGGAACTTGAAAACGGTCATACGGTGTTAGCCCATGTTTCTGGGAAAATCCGTATGCATTTCATCCGCATCTTACCTGGTGATAAGGTAACGGTAGAACTTTCACCGTATGATTTAACTAAAGGACGAATTACGTACCGTTATAAATAG
- a CDS encoding DUF948 domain-containing protein, whose amino-acid sequence MDWAGIGVLLIGLASLAVAILLIKPLRKLTELLSSLQDTTGELPGQVASVMEDASSTLRSGTAAINDVNRQLSKLNPAIQVAGDIGSAIKKLSASATAINQEMRAKTDNRIMERYNLEWVYGIAALGYCIWQRKK is encoded by the coding sequence ATGGACTGGGCAGGAATTGGGGTTCTTCTTATCGGACTGGCATCACTTGCAGTCGCTATCTTATTAATCAAGCCACTGAGAAAACTGACAGAGCTACTTTCTAGCCTGCAGGATACAACCGGTGAACTTCCCGGCCAGGTTGCTTCTGTCATGGAAGATGCAAGCAGCACGCTTCGTTCGGGGACTGCTGCCATTAATGACGTGAATCGGCAGCTCAGCAAACTTAACCCCGCTATTCAGGTTGCCGGTGACATTGGTAGTGCAATCAAAAAACTGTCGGCGTCTGCAACAGCGATTAATCAGGAAATGCGTGCCAAAACGGATAACCGTATCATGGAACGATACAATCTTGAGTGGGTATATGGCATTGCCGCGTTAGGCTATTGCATATGGCAGCGTAAAAAGTAA
- the rpmJ gene encoding 50S ribosomal protein L36 encodes MKVRASVKPICEKCKIIKRKGKVMVICDNPKHKQKQG; translated from the coding sequence ATGAAAGTAAGAGCATCTGTAAAGCCGATTTGCGAAAAATGTAAGATTATTAAACGAAAAGGCAAAGTAATGGTGATTTGCGATAATCCGAAACACAAACAGAAACAAGGCTAA
- a CDS encoding efflux RND transporter periplasmic adaptor subunit: protein MNRGKLFLAFTGILIVVNSLFIFFDEEGKVSRLSYVEDWSQITKKDMVEKTNTSGVLTAKNVNHIYFGKDSGRFQKFLVEEGTAVSVGDPLYKYHVDNYAALHADLERKRQQLTNEIQAIETAITSIANYRIPEKDMTAFEGEKRTSKSLETDYLKEEYVTEKETELTNKQAQLKSVRKQLSELESTGETLTVMSPYQGEVTSLSESLDNPVVTIRGTELQATGQLTEAQRMQTAPGMPATVTIRENGTVLRGKLDDIAEVPESISQEGASAYPFNVLFTEEAETEGLFPGYHVNLQITTDESPGAAAVSQGQLFGKNIWKMTPEGKLARQTVHTGISMDDLIEITSGASVGEWIATKDHGQFREDTGFITPLKMGDIEWKQLGKYDNVNWRRYIVTGLLAR from the coding sequence ATGAATCGAGGAAAGCTGTTCCTGGCCTTTACAGGAATTCTAATCGTTGTGAATAGTCTTTTCATCTTTTTTGATGAAGAGGGGAAAGTTTCACGTTTATCCTATGTGGAAGACTGGTCGCAAATTACTAAGAAGGACATGGTGGAAAAAACGAACACATCTGGTGTACTGACTGCTAAAAATGTAAACCATATCTACTTTGGTAAAGATAGCGGTCGTTTTCAGAAGTTTTTGGTGGAGGAAGGCACGGCTGTAAGTGTAGGTGATCCACTGTATAAGTACCATGTTGATAATTATGCAGCATTACACGCGGATTTGGAACGGAAGCGGCAGCAATTAACAAATGAAATACAAGCGATTGAGACAGCCATAACTTCTATAGCGAACTATCGGATTCCGGAGAAAGATATGACTGCTTTTGAAGGGGAAAAACGAACCAGTAAATCGCTAGAGACGGATTATTTAAAAGAGGAATACGTAACTGAAAAAGAGACTGAGCTTACGAATAAACAGGCACAACTAAAAAGTGTCCGGAAACAATTATCGGAATTGGAATCAACCGGGGAGACGCTGACGGTAATGAGTCCGTATCAAGGTGAAGTCACCTCCTTATCGGAATCATTGGATAATCCAGTCGTCACCATCCGTGGTACAGAATTGCAGGCAACAGGCCAGTTGACTGAGGCGCAGCGGATGCAGACTGCACCTGGCATGCCTGCAACAGTCACTATACGCGAAAATGGCACTGTTTTACGGGGGAAACTTGATGATATCGCTGAAGTTCCTGAATCAATCAGTCAGGAAGGAGCAAGTGCTTATCCTTTTAACGTGCTGTTTACTGAAGAGGCGGAAACAGAAGGGCTGTTTCCCGGTTATCATGTTAATCTGCAAATAACGACTGATGAATCACCAGGTGCTGCCGCTGTTAGTCAAGGACAACTGTTTGGAAAAAACATATGGAAGATGACACCTGAAGGGAAACTAGCAAGACAAACCGTGCATACAGGCATTTCTATGGATGACTTGATTGAAATAACAAGTGGGGCCTCTGTTGGTGAATGGATTGCGACAAAAGACCATGGTCAATTTCGTGAAGATACGGGTTTTATCACCCCGCTTAAAATGGGTGACATAGAATGGAAACAGTTAGGGAAATATGATAATGTAAATTGGAGACGGTATATTGTGACAGGGTTGCTGGCCAGATAA
- a CDS encoding energy-coupling factor ABC transporter ATP-binding protein — MRKRLVEFRNVSFRYGDEQPWVLKNCSFVIYENESVAIIGHNGSGKSTIAKLMNGLLFPQEGEIIINGQHVNNETVWEVRKDVGMVFQNPDNQFVGTTVQDDVAFGMENRGIPRAEMAKRIDDTLIAVGMQQHRMTEPHKLSGGQKQRVAIAGVLAIFPSVLIMDEATAMLDPKGRKEIMQTVSDVQKERHLSLITITHDLEEVVQTERVIVMNEGEVWDESTPRGIFAKKEKLQRIGLDVPFVATLSDELRKAGVPIENEPLNHDELLEELWILHSTM, encoded by the coding sequence ATGCGAAAAAGATTAGTTGAGTTTAGAAATGTATCGTTCAGGTACGGAGATGAGCAGCCTTGGGTACTGAAGAACTGTTCGTTTGTCATTTATGAAAATGAGTCAGTTGCCATCATCGGCCATAATGGGTCGGGAAAGTCAACCATTGCGAAACTGATGAATGGTCTGCTTTTTCCACAAGAAGGGGAAATTATCATTAATGGACAGCATGTGAATAATGAGACGGTTTGGGAAGTTCGCAAAGATGTTGGTATGGTCTTTCAAAATCCAGACAACCAATTTGTTGGGACAACCGTTCAGGATGATGTGGCTTTTGGCATGGAAAATCGGGGCATTCCACGTGCTGAAATGGCAAAACGGATAGATGATACTTTAATAGCTGTTGGTATGCAGCAACACCGAATGACCGAGCCACATAAATTATCCGGCGGACAAAAACAACGAGTGGCCATTGCTGGCGTTTTGGCTATTTTTCCTAGTGTTCTTATCATGGATGAAGCCACCGCAATGCTTGATCCCAAGGGTCGAAAAGAGATCATGCAAACAGTTTCAGATGTGCAAAAAGAGCGCCATCTTTCCCTAATCACGATTACCCATGACTTGGAGGAAGTCGTGCAAACAGAGCGTGTCATCGTGATGAATGAGGGAGAAGTTTGGGACGAGTCAACACCGAGGGGGATTTTTGCCAAGAAAGAGAAACTGCAGCGCATTGGTCTGGACGTTCCATTTGTTGCGACCCTGTCTGATGAACTTCGTAAAGCAGGTGTCCCGATTGAGAATGAACCACTAAACCACGACGAACTGCTGGAGGAACTATGGATATTACATTCAACCATGTGA
- the rplM gene encoding 50S ribosomal protein L13, which produces MRTTFMANEQTLERKWLVVDAEGKRLGRLASEVASILRGKHKPTYTPHADTGDHVIIINAEKIELTGKKLTDKMYYRHSNHPGGLKARSANVMRTSYPERMLETTIKGMLPKGPLGRRMGKKLHVYRGSEHKHQAQQPEAYELRG; this is translated from the coding sequence ATGCGGACAACTTTCATGGCGAATGAACAAACACTCGAACGCAAATGGCTTGTTGTGGATGCTGAAGGCAAGCGTCTCGGCCGTTTGGCAAGTGAAGTTGCTTCTATCCTGCGCGGAAAGCATAAGCCAACTTATACACCACACGCTGACACTGGTGACCATGTCATCATTATTAATGCAGAAAAAATTGAATTGACCGGTAAAAAATTGACGGATAAAATGTATTACCGTCACTCTAACCATCCAGGCGGATTAAAGGCACGTTCAGCAAACGTAATGCGTACAAGCTACCCTGAGAGGATGCTGGAGACAACGATTAAAGGCATGCTTCCAAAAGGTCCATTGGGTCGTAGAATGGGCAAAAAATTGCACGTATACAGAGGTTCTGAACATAAACATCAAGCACAACAACCGGAAGCTTACGAACTTCGCGGATAA
- a CDS encoding KOW domain-containing RNA-binding protein, producing MNEDGSIPRIGQVVRIVQGREAGQYAVVLKLIDDRFVLLADGEKRKYDRPKKKNLYHIEAMDYISPEVQNSLLETGRVTNGKLRFAITKFINEVTDLKKGDKHDG from the coding sequence TTGAACGAAGATGGTTCGATTCCGCGAATAGGTCAAGTTGTTCGTATTGTGCAAGGACGTGAGGCAGGTCAATATGCGGTAGTATTGAAACTGATTGATGACCGTTTTGTCTTGCTGGCAGACGGAGAAAAACGCAAATATGATCGGCCAAAGAAAAAGAATTTGTATCATATTGAAGCAATGGATTATATTTCTCCGGAAGTCCAAAACAGCCTTCTAGAAACCGGTCGTGTCACAAATGGTAAATTGCGATTTGCCATAACGAAATTTATCAATGAAGTGACTGATTTGAAGAAGGGAGACAAGCACGATGGCTAA
- the rplQ gene encoding 50S ribosomal protein L17: MARKLGRTTDHRMAMLRNLASDLIIHERIETTEARAKDLRSAVEKMITLGKRGDLHARRQAAAFLYDQEANEDEKVIQKLFNDVAARYEDRQGGYTRVLKLGPRQGDGAKMAIIELV; the protein is encoded by the coding sequence ATGGCCAGAAAATTAGGTCGCACAACAGATCATCGGATGGCAATGCTGCGCAATCTAGCATCTGATTTAATCATCCATGAACGTATTGAAACAACGGAAGCTAGAGCAAAAGATTTAAGGTCAGCCGTGGAAAAAATGATTACACTTGGTAAGCGCGGTGATCTTCATGCACGTCGTCAGGCAGCAGCTTTTCTGTATGATCAGGAAGCAAATGAAGACGAAAAGGTTATTCAAAAACTTTTTAATGACGTCGCTGCACGCTATGAAGACAGACAGGGCGGCTATACACGAGTGCTTAAGCTAGGTCCTCGTCAAGGTGATGGAGCTAAGATGGCAATCATCGAACTAGTTTAA